Proteins encoded by one window of Clostridium bornimense:
- the panD gene encoding aspartate 1-decarboxylase, producing the protein MQLTMLKSKIHRAIVTEANVNYVGSITIDKDLLDAAGILEYEMVQVVDVDNGSRLETYTIPGERGTGIISLNGAAARLVQPGDKVIIMAYAQFTREEALEHKPTVVLADENNKVSEIFHYESHGEVKGN; encoded by the coding sequence ATGCAATTAACTATGCTAAAAAGTAAAATACATAGAGCTATTGTAACAGAAGCTAATGTAAATTACGTAGGAAGTATAACAATAGATAAGGATTTATTAGATGCAGCAGGAATATTAGAGTACGAAATGGTACAAGTTGTTGATGTTGATAATGGAAGTAGACTTGAAACATATACTATACCAGGAGAAAGGGGAACAGGTATCATCAGCTTAAATGGGGCGGCGGCGAGACTTGTTCAACCGGGAGATAAAGTTATAATAATGGCATATGCTCAATTTACTAGAGAAGAGGCATTAGAACATAAGCCAACAGTAGTTCTCGCTGATGAAAATAATAAGGTTTCTGAAATATTCCATTATGAATCACATGGAGAAGTGAAAGGAAATTAA
- the glmU gene encoding bifunctional UDP-N-acetylglucosamine diphosphorylase/glucosamine-1-phosphate N-acetyltransferase GlmU has product MYKCALVLAAGQGTRMKSKLPKVLHKVCGKSMVNHVIDTLRKVNIDDVNVIIGTGAELVRESTEDKKVSYSLQEETLGTGHAVICAKEFLKGKKGIVAIANGDAPLIEPETLENVINSHINEKNYGTIITSIIEDSTGYGRIVRNNEGNVESIVEHKDCNEEQLEIKEINAGMYIFDIEELLQALDKLSNNNSQKEYYLTDVIEIMAKKGLKVGSVVAPFEETLGVNSRVQLAEVESIMRKKINERHLVNGVTIIDPSNTYIGRDVKIENDVIIYPGCILEGNTIISEDCVILQNSRIVDSFIGKGTEVQSSVILQSKVGENTHVGPFAYIRPESIIGDDVKIGDFVEIKKSTIGNGTKVSHLTYVGDAEVGKNVNFGCGTVTVNYDGNKKHLTKIGDNAFVGCNTNLVAPVEVEEGAYIAAGSTITTTVPSDALAVARAKQVNIKNWVSRRGLYHKK; this is encoded by the coding sequence ATGTATAAGTGTGCATTGGTTTTAGCAGCGGGGCAAGGTACTAGAATGAAATCAAAGCTTCCAAAGGTATTGCATAAGGTATGTGGAAAGAGCATGGTAAATCATGTTATAGATACATTAAGAAAAGTTAATATAGATGATGTTAATGTAATAATAGGTACAGGGGCTGAGCTTGTTCGTGAAAGTACAGAAGATAAAAAAGTTAGCTATTCGTTACAAGAAGAGACATTAGGTACTGGACATGCGGTAATATGTGCTAAAGAATTTTTAAAGGGAAAAAAGGGTATTGTTGCTATAGCAAATGGTGATGCACCACTAATAGAGCCTGAAACATTGGAAAATGTGATAAATAGTCATATAAATGAAAAGAACTATGGAACAATAATTACATCTATTATTGAAGATTCTACAGGTTACGGAAGAATAGTAAGAAATAATGAAGGTAATGTTGAATCTATAGTTGAACATAAAGATTGTAATGAAGAACAATTAGAAATAAAAGAGATAAATGCAGGTATGTATATATTTGATATAGAAGAATTACTACAAGCATTAGATAAGTTAAGTAATAATAATTCACAAAAAGAATATTATCTAACAGATGTAATAGAAATAATGGCTAAAAAAGGTTTAAAGGTAGGATCTGTAGTAGCACCGTTTGAGGAAACATTGGGAGTAAACTCTAGAGTGCAGTTAGCGGAAGTAGAGTCTATAATGAGAAAAAAAATAAATGAAAGACACTTGGTAAATGGTGTAACAATAATTGATCCAAGTAACACTTATATAGGAAGAGACGTAAAAATAGAAAATGATGTCATCATTTATCCAGGTTGCATATTAGAAGGAAATACAATAATATCTGAGGATTGTGTAATTCTACAAAATAGTAGAATTGTAGATAGTTTTATTGGAAAAGGTACAGAAGTACAAAGTTCTGTTATTCTACAAAGTAAAGTTGGAGAAAATACTCATGTTGGACCATTTGCATATATCAGACCAGAATCAATTATAGGTGATGATGTAAAAATAGGTGATTTTGTAGAAATTAAAAAATCAACTATAGGAAATGGAACAAAGGTTTCACATTTAACTTACGTAGGTGATGCAGAAGTAGGGAAAAATGTAAACTTCGGTTGTGGTACTGTAACAGTAAATTATGATGGCAATAAAAAGCATTTAACTAAAATAGGAGATAATGCTTTTGTTGGATGTAATACAAATCTTGTAGCACCAGTTGAAGTTGAAGAAGGAGCATATATTGCAGCTGGATCCACAATAACAACTACGGTGCCTAGCGATGCATTAGCGGTTGCTAGAGCAAAACAAGTTAATATAAAAAATTGGGTTAGTAGAAGAGGGTTATATCATAAAAAATAA
- a CDS encoding Rossmann-like and DUF2520 domain-containing protein, with amino-acid sequence MGGDAMKIGFFGAGKVAVSLGKYFKINGLDIAGFYSKTFASTEFARDFTETNGYSDLESFVLDCDIIFITTNDDELVNGFNEISNFSLENKIIVNTSGSYSSSIFSNARELGAFPYSLHPIYPFSDKETSYKNLGQAVFTLEGSDEKLLLVKNLVESCGNKVILIDGDKKTYHLACAMASNLVLSLLSVSSKYLQRVGFSEKDSIEALRPLIESNVKSIFDKGFVNSLTGPVVRGDVDTIEGHLSKLDEEDKDVYKRLSLELLELSMKRNGLNSKYEKIDSILGGNEDEKH; translated from the coding sequence ATAGGTGGTGATGCTATGAAAATAGGATTTTTCGGAGCCGGTAAGGTTGCCGTATCCTTAGGAAAGTATTTTAAAATTAATGGATTAGATATTGCAGGTTTTTATTCTAAAACTTTTGCCTCGACTGAATTTGCGAGAGACTTTACAGAGACTAATGGCTATAGTGATTTAGAATCTTTTGTTTTAGATTGTGATATTATATTCATAACAACTAATGATGATGAATTGGTCAATGGATTTAACGAGATATCAAATTTTAGTTTAGAAAATAAGATAATTGTAAATACCTCAGGCTCATATTCTTCAAGTATATTCTCTAATGCTAGAGAATTAGGTGCATTTCCGTATTCATTACACCCAATCTATCCATTCTCGGATAAAGAAACATCATATAAGAATCTAGGACAAGCTGTTTTCACATTAGAAGGATCAGATGAAAAGCTATTACTTGTTAAAAATCTAGTAGAAAGCTGTGGAAATAAAGTTATTCTAATAGATGGTGATAAAAAAACTTATCATCTGGCATGTGCTATGGCATCAAATTTAGTTTTATCTTTGTTATCAGTAAGCTCAAAGTATTTACAAAGGGTTGGATTTAGCGAGAAAGACAGTATTGAAGCATTACGTCCGCTGATTGAAAGTAATGTTAAGAGTATCTTTGACAAAGGATTTGTTAATTCCTTAACAGGTCCTGTAGTTAGAGGTGATGTAGATACTATAGAAGGTCATTTGAGTAAGCTAGATGAAGAAGACAAAGATGTTTATAAAAGGCTGTCTCTAGAGTTATTAGAATTATCAATGAAGAGAAATGGATTAAATAGTAAGTATGAAAAAATAGATTCCATATTAGGGGGAAATGAAGATGAAAAACACTAG
- the purR gene encoding pur operon repressor, producing the protein MEKYSRGQRIGVITKKLIENPNKVIGLNYFTERLNAAKSTTSEDIVIIKDTFKALNLGKVETVAGASGGVKYVCSVTDEMREEFVSNLCNILREKERVIIGDFLYMTDILYDPDIISKAGHILASIFIDKDIDYVVTVETKGIPLAYEVAKMLGVKLVIVRRDNKVTEGTTVSINYVSGSSKRIQSMSLSKKSLNKKSNCLFIDDFMKAGGTAKGIDDLIKEFDCNLVGIGVLIDNVESSEKIVDNYISLIKYYGIDDNGMAILEPSIT; encoded by the coding sequence CTAGAGGTCAGAGAATAGGTGTAATAACTAAAAAACTTATAGAAAATCCGAACAAAGTTATAGGATTAAACTATTTTACTGAAAGATTAAACGCAGCAAAGTCCACTACCTCTGAAGATATCGTTATTATTAAAGATACATTTAAAGCCTTAAATTTGGGAAAAGTGGAAACTGTGGCTGGAGCTTCTGGTGGAGTTAAGTATGTTTGTTCTGTTACAGATGAGATGAGAGAAGAATTTGTATCAAATCTATGTAATATATTAAGAGAAAAAGAAAGAGTGATTATTGGAGATTTTCTTTATATGACAGACATATTATATGATCCAGATATAATTTCAAAGGCAGGGCATATATTAGCGTCAATTTTTATAGATAAAGATATTGATTATGTAGTGACAGTAGAAACTAAAGGAATTCCACTAGCTTATGAAGTAGCAAAGATGCTTGGAGTTAAACTAGTAATCGTGAGAAGAGATAATAAGGTTACAGAAGGAACTACAGTATCAATAAATTATGTATCTGGATCAAGTAAAAGAATACAATCAATGTCACTTTCTAAAAAATCATTAAATAAAAAATCTAACTGCTTATTTATAGATGATTTTATGAAAGCTGGAGGTACAGCAAAAGGTATTGATGATCTTATAAAAGAATTTGATTGTAATTTAGTTGGTATAGGTGTTCTTATAGATAATGTGGAGAGCAGTGAAAAAATAGTAGATAACTATATATCCCTTATAAAGTACTACGGAATTGATGATAATGGCATGGCAATATTAGAGCCTTCTATAACATAG
- a CDS encoding response regulator transcription factor, whose product MNNKILIVDDDKNICELIKLYVESEGFVTKVISEGDKVFDTFKEWQPDLIVLDVMLPGKSGFEILKDIKEDSNVPVIMLTAKGSTYDKITGLDSGADDYIVKPFDARELIARIKAVLRRSNGSENNDNDVLVFNDLKIDISSYTVYLGEKEIKMPPKELELLHFLAMNKNKVFTREELLCRVWGYDYPGDSRTVDVHIKRIREKVSDGEGWSLQTVWGVGYKFEVK is encoded by the coding sequence ATGAATAACAAAATTTTAATAGTAGATGATGATAAAAATATTTGTGAACTGATAAAGTTATATGTAGAGAGTGAAGGCTTTGTCACAAAGGTAATTAGTGAAGGGGATAAAGTTTTTGATACTTTTAAGGAGTGGCAGCCTGATTTAATAGTATTAGATGTAATGTTACCAGGTAAAAGTGGTTTTGAAATATTAAAAGATATAAAAGAAGACAGCAATGTTCCTGTAATTATGTTAACAGCTAAAGGAAGTACTTATGATAAAATTACAGGATTAGATTCAGGTGCTGATGATTATATTGTTAAACCTTTTGATGCAAGAGAATTAATAGCTAGAATTAAGGCTGTACTTAGAAGAAGTAATGGAAGCGAAAATAATGATAATGATGTTTTAGTATTTAATGATTTAAAGATAGATATATCGTCTTATACAGTTTATTTAGGAGAAAAAGAAATAAAAATGCCACCAAAAGAATTAGAACTTTTGCATTTTTTAGCTATGAATAAAAATAAGGTATTTACTAGAGAAGAATTATTATGTAGAGTGTGGGGTTATGATTATCCAGGTGATTCAAGAACTGTGGATGTTCATATTAAGAGAATTAGAGAAAAGGTATCTGATGGAGAAGGTTGGTCTCTGCAAACTGTTTGGGGAGTAGGATATAAATTTGAGGTGAAATAA
- the panC gene encoding pantoate--beta-alanine ligase, whose product MKVVYTISEVRELVKQYKRDGLKVGFVPTMGYLHEGHGSLIKRAKDENDIVIVSTFVNPIQFGPNEDLDKYPRDQKRDEEVCETYGGDVMFLPSVEEMYPEERKTTVTVEGLTAGLCGAKRPGHFNGVTTVVTKLFNIVLPDRAYFGQKDAQQLMVIKKMVRDLNSPVEVIGCPIVREEDGLAKSSRNKYLGEEERKAALVLSRGLKEAKKAIDNGEKVSKNVISIISDVINKEPLAKIDYVSIVDINTMEDVEEIGSGVLIAMAVYIGKTRLIDNIILE is encoded by the coding sequence ATGAAAGTTGTATATACAATAAGTGAAGTTAGGGAACTAGTTAAACAATATAAAAGAGATGGACTTAAAGTAGGGTTTGTGCCTACAATGGGATATCTTCATGAAGGTCATGGTTCTTTAATAAAAAGAGCTAAAGATGAGAATGATATTGTAATAGTATCTACTTTTGTAAATCCAATTCAATTTGGACCTAATGAGGATTTAGATAAATATCCTAGAGATCAAAAAAGAGATGAAGAAGTTTGTGAGACTTATGGTGGAGATGTGATGTTTTTACCTTCTGTAGAAGAAATGTATCCTGAAGAAAGAAAAACTACAGTAACGGTAGAAGGGCTTACAGCAGGTCTCTGCGGTGCAAAAAGACCAGGCCATTTTAATGGAGTGACTACAGTTGTAACAAAACTTTTCAATATAGTATTGCCAGATAGAGCTTATTTTGGGCAAAAGGATGCACAACAACTTATGGTTATAAAGAAAATGGTAAGAGATCTTAATAGTCCTGTAGAAGTGATAGGATGTCCTATTGTTAGGGAAGAAGATGGATTAGCTAAGAGTTCTAGAAATAAATATCTAGGAGAAGAGGAAAGAAAGGCAGCATTAGTGCTTTCAAGAGGTTTAAAGGAAGCTAAAAAGGCTATAGACAATGGTGAAAAAGTAAGTAAAAATGTTATTTCAATCATTAGCGATGTTATTAATAAAGAGCCTTTAGCAAAAATTGATTATGTAAGTATTGTGGATATAAATACTATGGAAGATGTAGAAGAAATAGGCAGTGGTGTGCTAATTGCTATGGCAGTATATATAGGAAAAACAAGATTAATTGATAATATTATATTAGAATAG
- a CDS encoding sensor histidine kinase produces MRGESKKRKLFSKIIGAYISIFMASFIGLTILLAFLYRNIYYENRNEDIEQTSIILSVVIEEYYEGSVSESLLSDSIIGIENTKRYKVALADSVGNIFMSSDDKEAIIGKKIDNKYLEKLKQGEIIDRNGPTNIFTNLNKEVYVAPVIRDNKFLGAILISESSMYFTKGMVTFLLKTSTMAVIIALIGALSFYLFTRRRIVKPIVEINRAYHKISQGDFTTRVEIQGLDEIAELGRAFNRTAEYMETLDNNSKEFISNVSHELRSPMTSIKGFIGGILDGIIPSDKQGHYLSLAYDEIDRLARLINDLLNLSTLESGNVELEITSFDIIKLIRDQVDYFQPLFARKRLNVEIIYDEKELYVVSDRDRVIQVLVNLIDNAIKYCNEEGIVKIEVKISRDKVFISIYNSGASISEDGLKHIWERFYKGDKSRTIKESTGLGLSIVRNIIKSLNEDIIVENKREGGVQFTFSIKRLQIRE; encoded by the coding sequence ATGCGAGGAGAAAGTAAAAAGAGAAAACTTTTTTCTAAGATAATAGGGGCCTATATAAGTATTTTTATGGCAAGTTTTATAGGGTTAACTATATTATTAGCATTTCTATATAGAAATATTTATTATGAGAACAGAAATGAAGATATTGAGCAGACATCCATAATACTCTCTGTGGTTATAGAAGAATATTATGAAGGTAGTGTAAGTGAAAGTTTATTAAGTGATTCAATAATAGGCATAGAAAATACAAAACGGTATAAAGTAGCATTAGCTGATTCAGTTGGTAATATTTTTATGAGTTCCGATGATAAGGAAGCTATTATAGGTAAGAAGATAGATAACAAATATCTTGAAAAGTTAAAGCAGGGTGAAATTATAGATAGAAATGGACCTACGAATATCTTTACAAACTTAAATAAGGAAGTTTATGTTGCACCAGTAATTAGAGATAATAAATTTTTAGGTGCAATACTTATAAGTGAAAGTTCAATGTATTTTACAAAGGGCATGGTTACATTTTTATTAAAGACATCTACTATGGCTGTAATAATAGCTCTTATAGGAGCATTAAGTTTCTACTTGTTTACTAGAAGAAGAATAGTAAAACCTATAGTGGAGATTAATAGAGCATACCATAAGATATCTCAGGGAGATTTTACAACAAGAGTTGAGATTCAAGGATTAGATGAGATTGCAGAACTTGGAAGGGCGTTTAATAGAACTGCTGAATATATGGAAACTTTAGATAACAATAGTAAAGAATTCATTTCAAATGTATCTCATGAATTAAGATCACCAATGACTTCCATTAAAGGGTTTATTGGAGGAATTTTAGATGGGATTATACCTAGTGATAAACAAGGACATTATTTGTCATTAGCATACGATGAGATTGATAGATTAGCTAGACTTATTAATGATTTATTAAATTTATCTACATTAGAATCTGGAAATGTTGAATTGGAAATAACATCATTTGATATTATTAAGTTAATCAGAGATCAAGTAGATTATTTTCAACCGTTATTTGCAAGAAAGAGACTAAATGTAGAGATAATATATGATGAGAAAGAGCTTTATGTAGTATCAGATAGAGATAGAGTTATTCAAGTATTAGTTAATTTGATAGATAACGCTATAAAGTATTGCAATGAAGAAGGAATAGTAAAAATAGAAGTTAAGATAAGTAGAGATAAAGTTTTTATATCTATATATAATAGTGGAGCATCTATTAGTGAGGATGGATTAAAGCATATATGGGAGAGGTTTTATAAAGGTGATAAATCTAGAACTATTAAAGAATCTACTGGTTTAGGATTATCTATAGTTAGGAATATAATAAAGAGTTTAAATGAAGATATAATTGTTGAGAACAAAAGAGAAGGCGGAGTACAATTTACATTTAGTATAAAGAGACTACAGATTAGGGAGTGA
- the spoVG gene encoding septation regulator SpoVG: MQITDVRIRKITSEGKMKAIVSVTFNNEFVVHDIKIIEGQNGLFIAMPSRRTPDGEFKDIAHPINTATREQLQNSILAEYEKVKNQASEEESETE; this comes from the coding sequence ATGCAAATAACTGATGTAAGAATTAGAAAGATTACTAGCGAAGGTAAAATGAAAGCTATTGTTTCTGTGACCTTCAACAATGAATTTGTAGTTCATGATATTAAAATTATAGAAGGACAAAATGGATTATTTATAGCAATGCCAAGTAGAAGAACTCCAGATGGAGAATTTAAGGATATTGCTCATCCAATAAATACCGCAACTAGGGAACAACTACAAAATTCAATTTTAGCTGAATATGAAAAGGTTAAGAATCAAGCTAGTGAAGAAGAAAGTGAAACAGAATAG
- a CDS encoding ribose-phosphate diphosphokinase, translated as MISHGKNIKIFAGNSHQQLAQDIADILGVSVGKSKVSKFSNGEISVDIDESVRGAHVFVVQPTADPINDSLMELLIMIDAFKRASAGKITAVIPHYAYARQDRKAKARQPITAKLVANLIHTAGADRVLTMDLHATQIQGFFDIPVDHLEGVPLIANYIKELDIDPEELVAVSPDIGGVKRARNFAEKLHIPLAIVDKRRPKPNVSEVMNVIGDIKGKTVVMIDDMIDTAGSIVNAAEALMKMGAKEVYASCTHPVLSGPAIERIENSCIKQLVVLDTIALPEEKRIDKIKVLSVAPIFAEAIRRIYEDLPVSIIFKD; from the coding sequence ATGATTTCACATGGCAAGAATATCAAAATATTTGCAGGAAACTCACATCAACAGTTAGCACAGGATATAGCAGACATATTAGGTGTATCAGTTGGAAAATCTAAGGTTTCTAAATTTTCAAATGGAGAGATATCAGTAGATATTGATGAAAGTGTTAGAGGAGCTCATGTATTTGTAGTTCAACCAACAGCAGATCCTATTAATGATTCATTAATGGAACTTTTAATAATGATAGATGCTTTCAAAAGAGCATCAGCAGGTAAGATAACAGCAGTTATTCCTCATTATGCATATGCAAGACAAGATAGAAAAGCAAAAGCTAGACAGCCAATAACAGCTAAGCTTGTAGCTAATCTTATTCATACTGCTGGAGCAGATAGAGTTTTAACTATGGACTTACATGCAACTCAAATTCAAGGATTCTTTGATATACCAGTAGATCACTTAGAAGGAGTTCCTTTAATTGCTAATTATATTAAAGAACTAGATATAGACCCAGAAGAATTAGTAGCTGTATCGCCAGACATAGGTGGAGTTAAAAGAGCTAGAAATTTTGCAGAAAAATTACACATACCATTAGCAATAGTTGATAAAAGAAGACCAAAACCAAATGTATCTGAGGTTATGAATGTAATCGGAGATATAAAAGGTAAAACAGTAGTTATGATAGACGACATGATAGATACTGCAGGATCAATAGTTAATGCAGCTGAGGCATTAATGAAGATGGGAGCTAAAGAAGTTTATGCATCTTGTACTCATCCAGTATTATCAGGACCAGCTATAGAAAGAATAGAAAATTCTTGTATAAAACAACTAGTAGTTTTAGATACTATAGCATTACCAGAAGAAAAAAGAATTGATAAAATAAAAGTTTTATCAGTGGCACCAATTTTTGCAGAAGCTATAAGAAGAATCTATGAGGATCTTCCAGTTTCAATAATATTTAAAGACTGA
- a CDS encoding S1C family serine protease, whose translation MKKERFDDEKKGFIHYELNKRRKATKVIVKYSNVVFISVAINILCIFLYHQFILVKYRQQNSSKILDIQNNAVEQIFWNISPYVLSVSDENNENSTMGILYKRGGYVLTTYSNIKDDESIVINDDGVSMNGKVIGKDDKVDIAVIKIEGESSLSGYNEGLPILKKGDTIYGFYDEEFKKQVSIGSIMEIFSKDNVYHIKNNITNVGDVGVFINNKSEIVGIKNSKDSSDIIYIGDIINSAEGIIRDYEGKSSNMGLVGRDTTEEDEVDKGAYIINVSGVYKNSGLMPGDIVISVNGKKIDNYKTFEEFMEKNYFNSKIKCNIVRDRKIIEFTIENNIG comes from the coding sequence TTGAAAAAAGAAAGATTTGATGATGAGAAAAAAGGATTTATTCATTATGAATTAAATAAAAGAAGAAAAGCTACAAAGGTTATCGTGAAATATAGTAATGTAGTTTTTATATCTGTAGCTATAAATATACTATGTATATTTTTATATCATCAATTTATACTAGTAAAATATAGACAACAAAACTCATCAAAAATATTAGATATACAAAATAATGCTGTTGAGCAGATTTTTTGGAATATAAGTCCTTATGTACTTAGTGTAAGCGATGAGAATAATGAAAATTCTACAATGGGGATATTATATAAAAGAGGAGGATATGTTTTAACGACATATTCCAATATAAAAGATGATGAAAGTATAGTTATTAATGATGATGGAGTTTCTATGAATGGTAAGGTGATAGGAAAAGATGATAAAGTAGATATAGCTGTTATTAAAATAGAAGGAGAATCATCATTATCAGGGTATAACGAGGGATTACCGATCCTTAAAAAAGGAGATACTATTTATGGATTTTATGATGAGGAGTTTAAAAAACAGGTATCAATAGGATCCATAATGGAGATTTTTTCAAAAGATAATGTGTATCATATAAAAAATAATATTACTAATGTAGGTGATGTAGGAGTATTTATTAATAATAAAAGTGAAATAGTAGGTATAAAGAATTCTAAAGACTCTTCAGATATTATTTATATAGGAGACATAATAAATAGTGCAGAAGGTATAATAAGAGATTATGAAGGTAAATCTAGCAATATGGGATTGGTAGGAAGAGATACCACTGAAGAAGATGAAGTAGATAAAGGTGCATATATTATTAATGTATCTGGAGTATATAAAAATAGTGGACTTATGCCAGGCGATATAGTTATAAGTGTTAATGGAAAGAAAATAGATAATTATAAAACTTTTGAAGAATTTATGGAAAAAAACTATTTCAATTCTAAGATAAAATGTAATATAGTAAGAGATAGAAAGATTATAGAATTTACAATTGAAAATAATATTGGCTAG
- the panB gene encoding 3-methyl-2-oxobutanoate hydroxymethyltransferase, translating to MKNTSATFIEMKKRGEKISMLTAYDYSTAKLIDSCNINSILVGDSLGMVCLGYKDTLAVTMEDMIHHTKAVTRGVENALVIGDMPFMSYTNVEDAVKNAGRLIKEGGAGAVKLEGGAKVAKQVEAIVDAQIPVVGHIGLTPQSINIFGGFKVQGKNEEAAKQLIEDAKTLEKAGAFAIVLECIPRDLAELITNAISIPTIGIGAGECCDGQVLVYQDMISMFQGFKPKFVKEYANVGEIMMEAFKAYDKEVKSGVFPEEKHCFSIDAAALAKLY from the coding sequence ATGAAAAACACTAGTGCAACATTTATTGAAATGAAAAAAAGAGGAGAAAAGATATCGATGTTAACAGCTTATGATTATTCTACAGCTAAACTCATTGATTCTTGTAATATAAATTCTATTTTAGTTGGAGACTCTTTAGGAATGGTATGTTTAGGATATAAGGATACCTTGGCTGTTACCATGGAGGATATGATACATCATACTAAGGCTGTAACTCGTGGAGTAGAAAATGCTTTAGTAATAGGTGATATGCCATTTATGAGTTATACAAATGTTGAAGATGCAGTAAAGAACGCAGGAAGACTTATAAAGGAAGGTGGAGCTGGTGCTGTTAAGCTTGAAGGTGGAGCTAAGGTAGCAAAGCAAGTAGAAGCTATAGTTGATGCTCAAATCCCTGTTGTAGGACATATTGGATTAACACCACAATCAATAAATATTTTTGGTGGATTTAAGGTTCAAGGTAAAAATGAAGAAGCAGCAAAACAGCTTATAGAAGATGCTAAGACACTAGAAAAAGCAGGAGCTTTTGCTATCGTTTTAGAATGTATACCAAGAGATTTAGCAGAGCTTATAACTAATGCTATATCTATTCCAACTATAGGTATAGGAGCTGGAGAGTGCTGTGATGGACAAGTACTTGTTTATCAAGATATGATATCTATGTTCCAAGGATTTAAGCCTAAGTTTGTAAAAGAGTATGCTAATGTGGGAGAAATTATGATGGAAGCTTTCAAAGCATATGATAAAGAAGTAAAAAGTGGTGTATTTCCAGAAGAAAAACATTGCTTTAGCATAGATGCAGCGGCTTTAGCTAAGTTATATTAG